The following coding sequences lie in one Rutidosis leptorrhynchoides isolate AG116_Rl617_1_P2 chromosome 4, CSIRO_AGI_Rlap_v1, whole genome shotgun sequence genomic window:
- the LOC139844977 gene encoding bifunctional riboflavin kinase/FMN phosphatase-like isoform X2: MLHRESAIATVKDYDLPITPQQYSEAIMPMYYDKWLQAKPHPGVNRLIKHLHKHGVPFALASNSRGKNVEFKLSSQKGWKDYFSVVLSSDHVKSGKPSPDIFLEAANKLGVDTACCLVIEDSMVGIIAGKAANMQVVAVPSIQIESDEFSIADYVIHSLLDFQPELWGLPPFDDRVLNSLPIEPIHFKGSYTNGILQEISDDGASDLSGQVWGVYFGWVDFDSQKRFKIVVSIRWDSRRGSFTRNIQACFINESNEQICDQPMEVALVGFIRGFQTKQNRSADTQILDQDKSTAEACLNLAAYSY, from the exons ATGCTACACCGTGAGTCAGCAATCGCAACTGTTAAAGACTACGATCTTCCGATTACGCCTCAACAATACTCCGAAGCCATCATGCCCATGTATTATGATAA GTGGCTGCAAGCCAAACCACATCCAGGTGTAAATCGCCTCATTAAGCATCTTCATAAGCATGGAGTTCCATTTGCACTTGCTTCAAACTCTAGAGGAAAGAATGTGGAATTCAAATTATCTTCCCAAAAAG GTTGGAAAGACTATTTTTCAGTAGTTCTCTCAAGTGATCATGTCAAATCAGGGAAGCCCTCTCCAGACAT ATTTTTGGAAGCTGCAAATAAATTGGGTGTAGATACAGCTTGCTGTCTGGTGATAGAAGATTCTAT GGTCGGGATTATAGCTGGAAAGGCTGCAAATATGCAAGTGGTTGCGGTTCCATCTATTCAAATCGAATCAGATGAATTTTCAATAGCTGATTACGTAATTCATTCTTTATTAGATTTCCAGCCAGAACTATGGGGACTACCGCCGTTTGATGACC GGGTGTTGAACTCATTGCCAATTGAACCAATTCATTTTAAGGGATCATACACAAATGGAATTTTACAAGAAATTTCAG ATGATGGAGCTTCTGACCTTAGTGGTCAAGTCTGGGGTGTCTATTTTGGTTGGGTTGACTTTGACTCTCAGAAGAGGTTTAAAATTGTGGTTAGCATCAGATGGGACAGTCGTCGTGGCTCATTTACGAGAAACATT CAAGCTTGTTTTATAAATGAAAGCAATGAGCAAATCTGTGATCAGCCAATGGAAGTAGCACTTGTTGGTTTTATTAGAGGATTTCAAACCAAG CAAAATCGTTCAGCGGATACACAAATACTCGACCAAGACAAGTCAACTGCAGAAGCTTGCTTGAACTTAGCAGCATATAGCTATTAA
- the LOC139844977 gene encoding bifunctional riboflavin kinase/FMN phosphatase-like isoform X1, translating to MKYCRISAVIFDLDGTLLNTELVTQDILKEFLVRYGKQVDLEKESKRFGMLHRESAIATVKDYDLPITPQQYSEAIMPMYYDKWLQAKPHPGVNRLIKHLHKHGVPFALASNSRGKNVEFKLSSQKGWKDYFSVVLSSDHVKSGKPSPDIFLEAANKLGVDTACCLVIEDSMVGIIAGKAANMQVVAVPSIQIESDEFSIADYVIHSLLDFQPELWGLPPFDDRVLNSLPIEPIHFKGSYTNGILQEISDDGASDLSGQVWGVYFGWVDFDSQKRFKIVVSIRWDSRRGSFTRNIQACFINESNEQICDQPMEVALVGFIRGFQTKQNRSADTQILDQDKSTAEACLNLAAYSY from the exons ATGAAATACTGTCGCATATCTGCAGTGATTTTTGATTTAGATGGCACCCTTTTAAACACAG AGCTAGTTACACAGGATATATTAAAAGAGTTTCTTGTTAGATATGGAAAACAAGTGGATTTGGAGAAGGAAAGCAAACGATTTGGGATGCTACACCGTGAGTCAGCAATCGCAACTGTTAAAGACTACGATCTTCCGATTACGCCTCAACAATACTCCGAAGCCATCATGCCCATGTATTATGATAA GTGGCTGCAAGCCAAACCACATCCAGGTGTAAATCGCCTCATTAAGCATCTTCATAAGCATGGAGTTCCATTTGCACTTGCTTCAAACTCTAGAGGAAAGAATGTGGAATTCAAATTATCTTCCCAAAAAG GTTGGAAAGACTATTTTTCAGTAGTTCTCTCAAGTGATCATGTCAAATCAGGGAAGCCCTCTCCAGACAT ATTTTTGGAAGCTGCAAATAAATTGGGTGTAGATACAGCTTGCTGTCTGGTGATAGAAGATTCTAT GGTCGGGATTATAGCTGGAAAGGCTGCAAATATGCAAGTGGTTGCGGTTCCATCTATTCAAATCGAATCAGATGAATTTTCAATAGCTGATTACGTAATTCATTCTTTATTAGATTTCCAGCCAGAACTATGGGGACTACCGCCGTTTGATGACC GGGTGTTGAACTCATTGCCAATTGAACCAATTCATTTTAAGGGATCATACACAAATGGAATTTTACAAGAAATTTCAG ATGATGGAGCTTCTGACCTTAGTGGTCAAGTCTGGGGTGTCTATTTTGGTTGGGTTGACTTTGACTCTCAGAAGAGGTTTAAAATTGTGGTTAGCATCAGATGGGACAGTCGTCGTGGCTCATTTACGAGAAACATT CAAGCTTGTTTTATAAATGAAAGCAATGAGCAAATCTGTGATCAGCCAATGGAAGTAGCACTTGTTGGTTTTATTAGAGGATTTCAAACCAAG CAAAATCGTTCAGCGGATACACAAATACTCGACCAAGACAAGTCAACTGCAGAAGCTTGCTTGAACTTAGCAGCATATAGCTATTAA